One genomic window of Haloferax mediterranei ATCC 33500 includes the following:
- a CDS encoding IS1595 family transposase, with protein MPQTQPAFGGMLRQLVDLGLFELDTEPLDAVIERRLKEFWEYTTCPRCGHPSIHTWESSDRVICRNCDFKPVYTYGTPFHEKHLTTGEVLLAYLLYADTLLSISQIAVVLDRAYKTVYYAIREVEAAVTRGFPLVWEQFQHSISGPTQIDESSTVCSGYKGQDPPRTSRYRGGSSRSGRSRWKGRHGDQITLVAACRDVLRVIRGHLGISYQGDLEPVLQEAEDLSQRLGEVWTDGLQAYREMEYDHRTVIHDERYVSADGVHINQVECLFSLVKPWLRKFRGLSKQGLEQAAHTFGLIRSLNLVGASLEIVVDCLATGSLHSST; from the coding sequence ATGCCTCAGACTCAGCCAGCGTTCGGTGGAATGCTTCGCCAGCTCGTTGATCTTGGATTGTTCGAGTTGGACACCGAGCCGCTCGATGCCGTCATTGAGCGGCGACTCAAGGAGTTCTGGGAGTATACCACGTGTCCTCGCTGCGGCCACCCCAGCATTCACACGTGGGAGTCGTCCGACCGCGTTATCTGCCGAAACTGCGATTTTAAACCGGTCTACACCTATGGCACGCCCTTCCACGAGAAGCACCTCACCACCGGAGAGGTGCTTCTCGCGTACCTCCTCTATGCAGACACGTTGCTCAGTATCTCTCAAATCGCGGTTGTGCTCGACAGGGCGTACAAGACCGTCTATTACGCGATTCGAGAGGTGGAAGCCGCGGTCACGCGCGGCTTCCCCCTCGTCTGGGAGCAATTCCAACACTCCATCTCGGGCCCAACGCAAATCGACGAATCGAGCACGGTCTGTTCAGGCTACAAAGGCCAAGACCCGCCGCGGACCAGTCGGTACCGCGGCGGGTCGTCCCGATCGGGGCGCTCACGATGGAAGGGCCGTCACGGAGACCAGATAACGCTCGTCGCGGCGTGCCGCGACGTGCTTCGGGTGATTCGCGGTCACCTTGGAATCAGCTACCAGGGAGACCTCGAACCGGTACTGCAAGAGGCTGAAGACCTCTCCCAGCGGCTGGGAGAGGTCTGGACTGATGGACTCCAAGCGTATCGAGAGATGGAGTACGACCACCGAACCGTTATCCACGACGAACGGTACGTTTCGGCCGACGGCGTCCACATCAACCAAGTCGAGTGCCTCTTCTCGCTAGTCAAACCGTGGCTGCGGAAGTTTCGCGGCCTGTCCAAGCAGGGCTTGGAGCAGGCCGCTCACACCTTCGGGCTCATTCGCTCGCTGAATCTGGTCGGCGCATCCCTCGAAATCGTCGTCGATTGCCTTGCTACGGGGTCACTCCACAGTTCTACATAA
- a CDS encoding halocyanin domain-containing protein, with the protein MTHERTLTRRRFTALAATASLSATLAGCTGSNSSASADSGQNQAESEPAATTEPAESGGDSAGGDAAKQSFDGWFDGVKNYDGVVDKTGSDTVTVDVGVEANGGAFGFGPAAIRVSKGTTVAWEWTGDGGSHNVVETDGAFESEMVGDSGHTFEHTFEEAGTFTYSCVPHETLGMKGAVVVE; encoded by the coding sequence ATGACGCACGAACGTACACTCACGCGACGGCGCTTTACCGCACTCGCTGCAACCGCATCCCTCTCTGCGACACTCGCCGGTTGTACGGGTTCGAACAGTAGCGCATCGGCTGACTCGGGCCAGAACCAGGCCGAGTCCGAACCGGCTGCGACAACGGAACCGGCGGAGTCCGGCGGAGACAGCGCTGGCGGGGACGCAGCGAAACAGTCCTTCGACGGGTGGTTCGACGGCGTCAAGAACTACGACGGCGTCGTGGACAAGACCGGTTCCGACACGGTTACGGTCGATGTCGGGGTGGAGGCCAACGGCGGGGCGTTCGGGTTTGGTCCCGCCGCTATTCGCGTCTCGAAGGGAACGACCGTCGCTTGGGAATGGACCGGCGACGGCGGGTCACACAACGTCGTCGAGACGGACGGGGCGTTCGAATCCGAGATGGTCGGCGATTCGGGCCACACGTTCGAACACACCTTCGAGGAAGCGGGGACGTTCACGTACTCCTGTGTCCCTCACGAGACGCTCGGCATGAAAGGCGCGGTGGTCGTCGAGTAG